A stretch of Schaalia odontolytica DNA encodes these proteins:
- a CDS encoding alpha/beta hydrolase, translating into MNSLTGQGNTVDAARLAMLKLCAEVDKQEEKLTALANVLSEASEGAETVGKAARKLDGTAANHSLHIGADGSVQYVGPHNVSPADAATIKKNMKIVSDQVSAIVQKARSVVQNAQSKLAALGGGASSYANGSTKGTRVPKKDLKLPPKSASEKEVAKWWSSLSDAEKEQMIKAHPQEIGNLNGIDGTSRNKANRIYLDDATKREEKKLERLKQRYGAHPSRRERQELELVEERVKSLHNVKDTIKREDQDGVPRQLLSLETSGKHVTAAVAQGNVDTAAHVGVVVPGLYSNVAENLDDYDTRAGIMRKNVQKHAPGDGVAIVSYLGYEAPQNIAEVADIGYARRGADKLSGFLNGLDASREAGPAGDAHISVAGHSFGSTTAGIALTKVNPGVVDDLIQFGSPGSGVQDVSEFKLEKGHAWVSATDYKQDMVQGIGDDGRFGKNPAKMPGYNHLSGDVGDKIDESQPYPFQKHGGYFNEGSKALDDISRVIAGRGKK; encoded by the coding sequence GTGAACTCCCTGACCGGTCAGGGAAATACGGTCGATGCTGCCCGTCTTGCGATGTTGAAGCTCTGTGCGGAGGTTGACAAGCAGGAAGAAAAGCTCACGGCTCTCGCGAACGTCCTCAGCGAGGCCTCGGAGGGAGCTGAAACGGTCGGAAAGGCCGCCAGGAAGCTCGACGGCACCGCCGCGAACCACTCCCTTCACATCGGGGCGGATGGGTCCGTTCAGTACGTGGGCCCGCATAACGTGTCTCCGGCCGATGCGGCGACGATCAAGAAGAACATGAAGATCGTGTCCGACCAGGTGAGCGCGATTGTCCAGAAGGCGAGAAGTGTTGTCCAGAACGCGCAGAGCAAGCTCGCGGCCCTGGGTGGTGGAGCAAGCTCCTACGCGAATGGGTCGACCAAGGGAACGCGCGTCCCGAAGAAGGATCTGAAGCTGCCGCCCAAGAGCGCCTCCGAGAAGGAAGTGGCCAAGTGGTGGTCGTCGCTCAGCGACGCCGAAAAAGAGCAGATGATCAAGGCTCACCCCCAGGAGATCGGCAACCTGAACGGTATCGACGGAACGTCGCGTAACAAGGCGAACCGTATTTACCTGGACGATGCCACCAAGAGGGAAGAGAAGAAGCTTGAGCGTCTCAAGCAGCGCTACGGCGCGCATCCTTCGCGTCGTGAGCGCCAGGAGCTGGAGCTTGTCGAAGAGCGTGTGAAGTCGCTCCATAATGTCAAGGACACAATCAAGAGGGAAGATCAGGACGGTGTGCCCCGCCAGCTCCTGAGCCTGGAGACCTCGGGCAAGCACGTTACCGCAGCCGTCGCCCAGGGCAACGTCGACACGGCCGCTCATGTCGGTGTGGTCGTTCCCGGCCTGTACTCCAACGTCGCCGAGAACTTGGACGACTATGACACGCGTGCAGGTATCATGCGAAAGAATGTTCAGAAACACGCTCCGGGTGACGGGGTTGCGATCGTTTCCTACCTTGGCTACGAGGCACCCCAGAACATCGCAGAGGTAGCGGACATTGGCTACGCCCGGAGGGGCGCGGATAAGCTGTCCGGATTCCTCAATGGCCTGGATGCGTCGCGCGAAGCCGGTCCGGCGGGCGACGCGCATATTAGCGTCGCCGGCCACTCCTTCGGGTCGACGACCGCCGGCATCGCGCTCACCAAGGTCAATCCCGGCGTCGTGGACGACCTCATCCAGTTCGGCTCTCCGGGTTCGGGTGTCCAGGATGTCTCCGAGTTCAAGCTTGAGAAGGGACACGCCTGGGTCAGTGCCACGGACTACAAGCAGGACATGGTCCAGGGCATAGGAGACGACGGCCGATTCGGAAAGAATCCCGCCAAGATGCCGGGCTATAACCACCTGTCCGGCGATGTCGGTGACAAGATCGACGAGTCGCAGCCCTATCCGTTCCAGAAGCACGGCGGATACTTCAACGAGGGTAGCAAGGCGCTCGACGATATCTCTCGGGTCATCGCGGGCCGAGGTAAGAAGTGA
- a CDS encoding ribonucleoside triphosphate reductase, whose translation MTSAPRYDVDAIATVQEYLDRSDWRVNANANQGYSLGGLILNSAGKIVANYWLEHVYTPEIGAPHREGDYHIHDLDMFAGYCAGWSLKRLIQEGFNGVGGAIASAPPKHFSSACGQIVNFLGTLQNEWAGAQAFSSFDTYMAPFVRLDNMEYEDVVQCMQELIYNLNVPSRWGSQCPFTNLTFDWTCPDDLADEHPLIGDEVVDFTYGELQREMNLINRAFIEVMTGGDADGRVFTFPIPTYNITPDFDWEGENVDALFDMTAKYGLPYFQNFINSDLDPHMIRSMCCRLQLDLRELLKRGNGLFGSAELTGSIGVVTLNMARLGYLYKGDEEGLVTRMDELIDLASKSLEIKRETIQYHMDHGLFPYSQRYLGTLDNHFSTIGVNGMNEMVRNFSDDAYDLTDPRGFDMCVRILDRVRERMVQLQEATGHMYNLEATPAEGTTYRFAKEDRKRFADIIQAGTPDEPYYTNSSQLPVGYTDDPFQALEDQEVLQGKYTGGTVLHLYMGERVSSGEACKEMVRRSLTAFKVPYITITPTFSICPVHGYLAGEHFTCEKCAAAHPHSEPQACEVWTRVMGYFRPVQSFNIGKKGEYHERQMFSESAADAHGELVSAFPPAGSR comes from the coding sequence ATGACTAGCGCACCCCGCTACGACGTCGACGCCATCGCAACCGTGCAGGAGTACCTCGACCGCTCCGATTGGCGGGTGAATGCCAACGCGAACCAGGGGTATTCGCTCGGCGGCCTCATCCTGAATTCGGCGGGCAAGATCGTCGCCAACTACTGGCTTGAACACGTCTACACCCCCGAGATCGGCGCCCCCCACCGCGAGGGCGACTACCACATCCACGACCTCGACATGTTCGCCGGATACTGCGCCGGCTGGTCTCTCAAGCGCCTGATCCAGGAGGGTTTTAACGGTGTGGGCGGCGCGATCGCCTCGGCCCCGCCCAAGCACTTCTCCTCGGCCTGCGGCCAGATCGTCAACTTCCTCGGAACCCTCCAAAACGAGTGGGCGGGCGCCCAGGCGTTCTCCTCCTTCGACACCTACATGGCCCCCTTCGTGCGCCTGGACAACATGGAGTACGAGGACGTCGTGCAGTGCATGCAGGAGCTCATCTACAACCTGAACGTGCCCTCGCGCTGGGGCAGCCAGTGCCCGTTCACGAACCTGACCTTCGACTGGACGTGCCCGGACGACCTCGCGGACGAGCACCCCCTCATCGGCGACGAGGTCGTCGATTTCACCTACGGTGAGCTGCAGCGGGAGATGAACCTCATCAACCGCGCCTTCATTGAGGTCATGACGGGCGGCGACGCGGACGGTCGCGTCTTCACGTTCCCGATCCCGACCTACAACATCACGCCCGACTTTGACTGGGAGGGCGAGAATGTCGACGCCCTCTTCGACATGACCGCGAAGTACGGCCTGCCCTACTTCCAGAACTTCATCAACTCCGACCTGGACCCGCACATGATCCGTTCCATGTGCTGCCGCCTGCAGCTGGACCTGCGCGAGCTCCTCAAGCGCGGCAACGGCCTCTTCGGCTCGGCGGAGCTGACCGGCTCGATCGGCGTGGTCACGCTCAACATGGCGCGCCTCGGCTACCTGTACAAGGGGGACGAGGAGGGCCTCGTCACGCGCATGGACGAGCTCATCGACCTGGCCTCGAAGTCCCTCGAGATCAAGCGCGAGACCATCCAGTACCACATGGACCACGGCCTCTTCCCCTACTCGCAGCGTTACCTGGGCACGCTCGATAACCACTTCTCGACGATCGGCGTCAACGGCATGAACGAGATGGTGCGCAACTTCAGCGACGACGCCTACGACCTGACGGACCCGCGCGGCTTCGACATGTGCGTGCGCATCCTGGATCGAGTGCGCGAGCGCATGGTCCAGCTCCAGGAGGCCACCGGCCACATGTACAACCTGGAGGCCACCCCCGCGGAGGGCACGACCTACCGCTTCGCGAAGGAGGATCGCAAGCGCTTCGCTGACATCATCCAGGCGGGCACGCCCGACGAGCCCTACTACACGAACTCCTCGCAGCTTCCCGTCGGCTACACGGATGATCCGTTCCAGGCCCTCGAGGATCAGGAGGTCCTGCAGGGCAAGTACACGGGCGGTACGGTCCTGCACCTGTACATGGGCGAGCGCGTCTCCTCGGGCGAGGCCTGCAAGGAGATGGTGCGCCGCTCGCTGACGGCCTTCAAGGTCCCCTACATTACGATCACGCCGACCTTCTCGATCTGCCCGGTTCACGGCTACCTGGCCGGCGAGCACTTCACGTGCGAGAAGTGCGCAGCCGCCCACCCCCACTCGGAGCCGCAGGCCTGCGAGGTGTGGACGCGCGTCATGGGCTACTTCCGCCCGGTCCAGTCCTTCAACATCGGCAAGAAGGGCGAGTACCACGAGCGTCAGATGTTCTCCGAGAGCGCCGCGGATGCGCACGGTGAGCTCGTCAGCGCGTTCCCTCCCGCGGGGAGTCGCTGA
- a CDS encoding multicopper oxidase domain-containing protein: MADLNLSASPSSGGEKPKTPAPKGPATGTPKLRMSPAGDHSPVSRTAGAIVGVVSVVALALAIFLSNPSAPTTQGTGTGTGTTASSVTPTGHTTRVSVGVDGMAFTPNHIEVPVGDRLIVDFTNSGDQRHDLVFETGVSSGSLAAGETKELDLGVISGDVEGWCSLPGHREMGMTLHVQATGASSSSSSSSGTSASGSHAHHGHDHGQDAAAGPATPTALTDYAATIDARDPALPPATNETERHYTFTVTEQTVNVTSSLTRETWTFNGDAPGPILHGHIGDTFHITLVNNGTMSHSLDFHAGLVAPDNVMHSIEPGQTLEYTFVAKNAGIWLYHCSTAPMSMHIANGMFGAVIIDPTDLDKVDREYVMVASELYLGADGQPADASLLSALQPNAMAFNGVPFQYKAHPIQVKTNERVRVWVMDAGPNLATTFHVVGTQFDTVWREGAYVIRGGGSGGGWGQVLTLGAAEGGFVEFTPLEAGHYAFVNHALSLAEKGQLGVFEVTD; encoded by the coding sequence GTGGCTGACCTGAACCTGTCCGCTTCGCCGTCGTCGGGAGGCGAGAAGCCGAAGACGCCCGCCCCGAAAGGCCCCGCGACGGGAACCCCCAAGCTGCGCATGAGTCCTGCGGGCGATCACTCGCCCGTGAGCCGCACAGCCGGAGCAATCGTCGGCGTCGTCTCCGTCGTGGCGCTCGCTCTCGCAATCTTCCTGTCCAACCCGTCCGCGCCCACGACGCAGGGCACGGGAACGGGGACCGGGACCACGGCCTCGTCGGTGACGCCGACCGGGCACACGACCCGCGTGTCCGTGGGCGTCGACGGAATGGCGTTCACGCCCAACCACATCGAGGTGCCGGTCGGCGATCGCCTCATCGTCGACTTCACGAACTCGGGGGACCAGCGCCACGACCTGGTGTTCGAGACGGGCGTATCCTCCGGGTCGCTCGCCGCGGGTGAGACGAAGGAACTCGACCTCGGTGTCATCTCCGGCGACGTCGAGGGCTGGTGCTCCCTGCCGGGTCACCGCGAGATGGGCATGACCCTGCACGTGCAGGCCACGGGCGCGTCATCGTCGTCCTCGTCCTCCTCGGGGACCTCGGCCTCGGGTAGCCACGCGCACCACGGGCACGACCACGGCCAGGACGCCGCCGCAGGACCGGCCACCCCGACGGCCCTGACGGACTACGCGGCGACGATCGACGCACGCGACCCTGCGCTGCCGCCCGCCACGAACGAGACCGAGCGCCACTACACCTTCACGGTCACCGAGCAGACCGTCAACGTCACGAGCTCTCTCACGCGCGAGACGTGGACCTTCAACGGGGACGCACCCGGCCCAATCCTGCACGGACACATCGGCGACACCTTCCACATCACGCTCGTCAACAACGGGACGATGAGCCACTCGCTGGACTTCCACGCGGGCCTCGTCGCCCCCGACAACGTCATGCACTCAATCGAACCCGGGCAGACCCTCGAGTACACCTTCGTCGCGAAGAACGCGGGCATCTGGCTCTACCACTGCTCGACCGCGCCCATGTCGATGCACATCGCGAACGGCATGTTCGGGGCCGTCATCATCGACCCGACCGACCTGGATAAGGTCGACCGCGAGTACGTCATGGTCGCCTCCGAGCTCTACCTGGGCGCGGACGGGCAGCCCGCTGACGCCTCACTCCTGTCGGCCCTGCAGCCCAACGCGATGGCCTTCAACGGCGTGCCCTTCCAGTACAAGGCTCACCCGATCCAGGTCAAGACCAACGAGCGCGTGCGCGTGTGGGTCATGGACGCGGGCCCGAACCTGGCGACCACCTTCCACGTCGTCGGCACCCAGTTCGACACCGTGTGGCGCGAGGGTGCCTACGTGATCCGAGGCGGCGGAAGCGGCGGCGGCTGGGGGCAGGTCCTCACGCTGGGCGCCGCCGAGGGCGGATTCGTCGAGTTCACACCGCTCGAGGCCGGCCACTACGCGTTCGTTAACCACGCTCTCTCCCTGGCGGAAAAGGGCCAGCTCGGCGTCTTCGAGGTGACCGACTAG
- a CDS encoding MFS transporter: MLGTYLDILRYRQSWKFSAAGLVLRMPMSMVGLSTILMVRTEYGNYTLAGAVSAVNIIVMALCAPILARRVDRYGQLRVMGPAWTISVLSMSALVAAVFMHAPAWTLFIPAALAGATWGAPGALVRSRWSTILHKPGQLTTAYALESAVDEFVYIVGPVLSTVLGTAVHPATGLIISIVSLAVGGALFLSRRGSEPAIIPYDPSAPRESVIRKPVVLVMAATYIGMGMTFGAMEVSMVSFTEELGSPALGGILLALFSIGSLTAALVYGARTWRRPTWQLFVIGVIAMAIGMSLFPVAFNVWTMAIVILITGLTCAPTMTNVNVIIQKSVSPAKLTEGLTWMSTSINLGTSLGTAIAGPAIDAIGARGGLFTMAGAGWAMVLLMLIGLPALRKGTAATPKPTLPLD, translated from the coding sequence ATGCTCGGCACCTATCTTGACATTCTGCGTTACCGCCAGTCCTGGAAATTCTCCGCGGCTGGACTTGTGCTACGCATGCCGATGTCCATGGTGGGATTGTCAACAATCCTCATGGTGCGCACCGAGTACGGAAACTACACGCTGGCCGGCGCGGTTTCCGCCGTCAACATCATCGTCATGGCACTGTGCGCGCCCATCCTCGCGCGCCGCGTCGACCGCTACGGGCAGCTGCGCGTCATGGGCCCCGCATGGACTATCTCGGTCCTGTCGATGTCTGCGCTGGTCGCGGCCGTCTTCATGCACGCCCCGGCGTGGACGCTCTTCATTCCGGCCGCCCTCGCGGGCGCCACGTGGGGGGCGCCCGGCGCGCTCGTGCGCTCGCGCTGGTCGACGATCCTGCACAAGCCCGGACAGCTGACGACCGCCTACGCCCTCGAGTCCGCGGTCGACGAGTTTGTGTACATCGTGGGCCCCGTGCTCTCCACGGTCCTGGGCACCGCGGTGCACCCCGCGACCGGCCTCATTATCTCAATCGTCAGCCTGGCGGTGGGCGGCGCTCTCTTCCTGTCGCGCCGCGGCTCTGAGCCCGCGATCATCCCCTACGATCCCAGCGCCCCGCGCGAGTCCGTTATCCGCAAGCCCGTCGTCCTCGTCATGGCCGCGACCTACATCGGCATGGGCATGACGTTCGGCGCGATGGAAGTGTCGATGGTCAGCTTCACCGAGGAACTGGGCTCCCCCGCGCTTGGCGGCATCCTCCTCGCCCTCTTCTCGATCGGCTCCCTGACGGCCGCCCTCGTGTACGGCGCACGAACGTGGAGGCGCCCCACCTGGCAGCTCTTCGTCATCGGCGTGATCGCGATGGCGATCGGCATGAGCCTGTTCCCCGTGGCGTTCAACGTCTGGACGATGGCCATCGTCATCCTCATCACGGGCCTCACCTGCGCCCCCACGATGACGAACGTCAACGTCATCATCCAGAAGTCCGTCTCCCCCGCAAAGCTCACCGAGGGCCTGACCTGGATGTCCACCTCGATCAACCTGGGTACCTCGCTGGGCACGGCGATCGCCGGACCCGCGATCGACGCGATCGGTGCGCGCGGCGGCCTGTTCACCATGGCCGGCGCAGGGTGGGCGATGGTCCTCCTCATGCTGATCGGCCTGCCCGCGCTGCGTAAGGGCACAGCAGCCACCCCCAAGCCCACGCTGCCCCTCGACTAA
- a CDS encoding anaerobic ribonucleoside-triphosphate reductase activating protein, with product MRTVSSSARSLPRGVADVGARPHDDEAGATREGTLSLGVPGLVGGRAAREWTPDDLQIAGLVPMSTVDWPGKFAASLFLQGCPWACPYCHNSAIIDPRIPGVVAWSALEDLLARRRGLLDGVVFSGGEATRQIALGAAMARVRELGFGVGLHTAGPYPRRLEELLGVGLVDWVGIDVKATRGNYEAVAGRSGAGEQAWESLGIVLAHPEVDHEVRLTVYPDGPGDGFEVAARAREMGARTFALQQARDMGTPDGFSATRPGWDDQVRSLARDIETLDFDRFIFRGDS from the coding sequence ATGCGCACGGTGAGCTCGTCAGCGCGTTCCCTCCCGCGGGGAGTCGCTGACGTGGGCGCCCGTCCCCATGACGACGAGGCCGGGGCGACCCGGGAGGGCACGCTGAGCCTGGGCGTCCCCGGCCTCGTCGGGGGGCGGGCTGCGCGCGAGTGGACGCCGGACGACCTGCAGATCGCCGGCCTCGTGCCGATGTCGACCGTGGACTGGCCGGGAAAATTCGCGGCGTCCCTGTTCCTGCAGGGGTGCCCGTGGGCGTGCCCGTACTGCCACAACAGTGCGATCATCGACCCGCGCATCCCGGGTGTTGTCGCGTGGAGCGCGCTCGAGGATCTGCTGGCGCGCAGGCGCGGCCTCCTCGACGGCGTCGTGTTTTCCGGCGGCGAGGCGACCCGGCAGATCGCGCTCGGGGCGGCGATGGCTCGCGTGCGCGAGCTCGGCTTTGGCGTGGGCCTGCATACCGCGGGCCCCTATCCGCGGCGCCTCGAGGAGCTGCTCGGCGTGGGCCTCGTCGACTGGGTGGGCATCGACGTGAAGGCGACCCGGGGCAATTACGAGGCCGTGGCCGGCCGCAGCGGCGCGGGCGAGCAGGCGTGGGAGTCGCTGGGCATCGTCTTGGCCCACCCCGAGGTGGACCACGAGGTGCGCCTGACCGTCTACCCGGACGGGCCTGGCGACGGCTTCGAGGTGGCGGCGCGCGCACGCGAGATGGGGGCGAGGACCTTCGCCCTTCAGCAGGCGCGCGACATGGGGACGCCCGACGGCTTTTCCGCGACGAGGCCGGGGTGGGATGACCAGGTTCGTTCCCTCGCGCGGGACATCGAAACGCTGGACTTTGACAGGTTTATCTTCCGTGGGGACTCGTAG
- a CDS encoding DoxX family membrane protein — protein sequence MPRPASAVVTSKPARFVLALLRIAVGFIFLWSFLDKTFGLHYSTGPSRAWINGGTPAQSYLTGATTGKPLASFFESLAMPAMDWLFMLGLLGIGLAFLLGIGTRLAAVAGVVMLGFMYAAVAPWVWGSLNPVVNEHLVYALVLILIPLTSAGDTLGLGAWWKGLGLVKKLPFLI from the coding sequence ATGCCTCGTCCCGCATCAGCCGTCGTCACCTCCAAGCCCGCGCGCTTCGTCCTGGCCCTGCTGCGCATCGCGGTCGGCTTCATTTTCCTGTGGTCGTTCCTGGACAAGACGTTCGGCCTGCACTATTCGACGGGCCCCTCGCGCGCGTGGATCAACGGCGGAACGCCGGCGCAGAGCTACCTGACGGGCGCCACGACCGGCAAGCCCCTGGCCTCCTTCTTCGAGTCGCTGGCCATGCCCGCCATGGATTGGCTGTTCATGCTGGGCCTCCTGGGTATCGGCCTGGCATTCCTGCTGGGGATCGGTACGCGCCTCGCGGCTGTCGCGGGCGTCGTCATGTTGGGCTTCATGTATGCGGCGGTCGCCCCTTGGGTGTGGGGTTCCCTCAATCCGGTCGTCAACGAGCACCTGGTCTACGCGCTCGTTCTCATCCTGATTCCGCTGACCAGTGCGGGCGACACGCTCGGCCTGGGCGCGTGGTGGAAGGGCCTGGGGCTGGTGAAGAAGCTGCCCTTCCTCATCTGA
- a CDS encoding App1 family protein, which produces MIALMRLRPPLIDDESPSLALALTAGVGEFASSLLVAAMSQGWYYPGVVGFGGIGSERSARILGRVLMARGDDGRSWLQTRRGWRQFFNAQVPRQPVLITVGNARRLAFADRGGFVDMTVLGHGLEPGWHDATIQVLHAGDVRALGLSEDTAAKLATTLRTATPLPAPASAMYERPRKGRIRAGRPTSVRLRIVSDHEHFGVVSDIDDTVMVSMLPRLVTAAKHAFLDRVSSREAVPGMANLLTTLTTSSASSEGVPEGTHSPIMYLSTGAWNVVPTVRSFLERSGYPAGGFLMTDFGPSNTGWFRSGPEHKRRELRRLARMFPHMRWLLVGDDGQHDPEIYAEFAREFPQCVAGIAIRSLSEIEQFMAHGSFEAMVPDALWTVPESVPVWYGSDGEALLENIRGRGTAGPLTGR; this is translated from the coding sequence ATGATTGCCCTCATGCGCCTCCGACCGCCCCTCATCGACGACGAATCACCGTCGCTCGCGCTCGCCCTGACGGCAGGCGTGGGTGAATTTGCCTCGTCTCTGCTGGTCGCCGCCATGTCGCAGGGCTGGTATTACCCGGGCGTGGTCGGATTCGGCGGCATCGGCTCCGAGCGCAGCGCCCGCATCCTCGGCCGCGTCCTCATGGCGCGCGGCGACGACGGTCGTTCCTGGCTGCAGACCCGGCGCGGGTGGCGCCAGTTCTTCAACGCGCAGGTCCCCCGCCAGCCCGTACTCATCACGGTCGGCAACGCGCGCCGACTCGCATTCGCGGACCGCGGCGGATTCGTCGACATGACGGTTCTGGGCCACGGCCTCGAACCCGGCTGGCACGACGCGACCATCCAGGTCCTGCACGCGGGCGACGTGCGTGCGCTCGGCCTGTCCGAGGACACCGCCGCCAAGCTCGCGACCACTCTGCGCACGGCGACCCCGTTGCCCGCCCCGGCCTCGGCGATGTACGAGCGCCCCCGCAAGGGCCGCATCCGCGCCGGCCGCCCCACCTCCGTACGACTGCGCATCGTGTCGGATCATGAGCATTTCGGCGTGGTTTCCGACATCGATGACACCGTCATGGTGTCGATGCTGCCGCGACTGGTCACGGCCGCGAAGCACGCCTTCCTGGACCGCGTGTCTTCACGCGAGGCCGTCCCCGGCATGGCGAACCTGCTGACGACGCTGACGACGTCGTCGGCCTCGTCGGAGGGTGTGCCCGAGGGCACCCACTCCCCCATCATGTACCTGTCCACCGGCGCGTGGAACGTCGTGCCGACGGTGCGTTCCTTCCTGGAGCGCTCCGGCTACCCGGCCGGCGGCTTCCTCATGACGGACTTCGGCCCCTCGAATACGGGATGGTTCCGTTCGGGGCCGGAGCACAAGCGCCGCGAGCTGCGCCGCCTGGCCCGCATGTTCCCGCACATGCGTTGGCTCCTCGTCGGCGACGACGGGCAGCACGACCCGGAGATCTACGCGGAGTTCGCTCGCGAGTTCCCGCAGTGCGTCGCCGGCATCGCGATCCGCTCCCTGTCCGAGATCGAGCAGTTCATGGCGCACGGCAGCTTCGAGGCCATGGTGCCCGACGCCCTGTGGACCGTCCCCGAGTCCGTCCCCGTCTGGTACGGGTCGGACGGCGAGGCACTCCTGGAGAACATACGAGGCCGTGGCACGGCCGGGCCTCTGACCGGCCGCTGA
- a CDS encoding acyl-CoA dehydrogenase family protein, with protein MSFLDSDLLARIHERAADADATNAYPEKDLEELREAGYLSAFVPTEFGGAGLSLTEIAAEQTALAKAAPGTALGINMHQIIVGLGRYLGAHGNARGEQILRDAVAGEVFGFGISEPGNDLVLFGSTTRATATADGGYSFEGTKIFTSLSPVWTRLLIFGRAETEEGPKSVFGIVHRDDEGYSIKDDWNTLGMRATQSMTTLLEGVTVPEERILTITDPGPSADPVIFGIFSHFEILLAATYQGVGERAVEVAAEHVAKRRSVKNQTTYSNDPDIRWRIAEAALIMNAVGPQIRELARDIDEGVDRGRSWMPQLSAAKNAAAEATLRAVEQAMRACGGSAYYNTHELSRLYRDALAGLFQPSDQESLHAAWANLILGPIEKAQ; from the coding sequence ATGAGCTTCCTGGATTCCGACCTGCTCGCCCGCATCCACGAGCGCGCCGCCGACGCGGACGCCACCAACGCCTACCCCGAGAAGGATCTGGAGGAGCTACGCGAGGCCGGATACCTGTCGGCCTTCGTTCCCACCGAGTTCGGTGGCGCGGGCCTGAGCCTCACCGAGATCGCCGCCGAGCAGACGGCCCTGGCCAAGGCCGCTCCCGGCACGGCACTGGGCATCAACATGCACCAGATCATCGTCGGCCTCGGCCGCTACCTGGGCGCCCACGGCAACGCGCGCGGTGAGCAGATCCTGCGCGACGCGGTCGCCGGCGAGGTCTTTGGCTTCGGCATCTCCGAGCCGGGCAACGACCTCGTGCTCTTCGGTTCGACGACGCGCGCGACCGCGACCGCAGACGGCGGCTACTCCTTCGAAGGCACCAAGATCTTCACCTCCCTGTCCCCCGTGTGGACGCGCCTGCTCATCTTCGGGCGCGCGGAGACCGAGGAGGGCCCCAAATCCGTGTTCGGCATCGTCCACCGCGACGACGAAGGCTACTCGATCAAGGACGACTGGAACACGCTGGGTATGCGCGCCACCCAGTCCATGACGACCCTGCTCGAGGGCGTCACCGTGCCCGAGGAGCGTATCCTCACGATCACAGATCCCGGCCCGAGTGCCGACCCGGTCATCTTCGGCATCTTCTCCCACTTCGAGATCCTGCTGGCCGCCACCTACCAGGGAGTCGGCGAGCGCGCGGTCGAGGTGGCCGCCGAGCACGTGGCGAAGCGCCGCTCGGTGAAGAACCAGACGACCTACTCCAACGACCCGGACATCCGCTGGCGCATCGCCGAGGCCGCCCTCATCATGAACGCGGTCGGCCCGCAGATCCGCGAGCTTGCGCGCGACATCGACGAGGGCGTGGACCGCGGTCGCTCGTGGATGCCGCAGCTGTCCGCCGCGAAGAACGCGGCCGCCGAGGCCACGCTTCGTGCCGTCGAGCAGGCCATGCGCGCGTGCGGCGGCAGCGCCTACTACAACACGCACGAGCTCTCGCGCCTGTACCGCGACGCGCTCGCCGGCCTCTTCCAGCCCTCCGACCAGGAGTCCCTGCACGCCGCGTGGGCAAACCTGATCCTGGGCCCCATCGAGAAGGCCCAGTAG
- a CDS encoding LytR C-terminal domain-containing protein, with product MSTPNAPRPALTPRQRFLRERQQRQNTTFAVIGIAMIVAAVAAALVFTGIVPVPFGNDFSVKVKYAETGDIPCPTADAKPVAPSQVTVTVINTTQHQGLASKATDMLSTAGFQTEEPANSDTEYTGKVRITARADSVDAAYSVARFFPGSHVRLSDAEDATVKVELGTFYDDTMSAEDVQRVLKSNDSIEQPAKCRPMSGTK from the coding sequence GTGAGTACTCCGAACGCGCCCCGCCCTGCCCTCACTCCGCGTCAGCGTTTCCTGCGCGAGCGTCAGCAGCGCCAGAACACGACGTTCGCTGTCATCGGCATCGCGATGATAGTGGCCGCGGTGGCGGCCGCCCTCGTGTTCACGGGAATCGTTCCCGTCCCGTTCGGCAACGACTTCTCCGTCAAGGTCAAGTATGCCGAGACCGGTGACATCCCGTGTCCGACGGCGGACGCGAAGCCCGTGGCCCCCTCGCAGGTCACCGTCACGGTCATCAACACGACTCAGCACCAGGGCCTGGCCTCCAAGGCCACGGATATGCTCTCAACCGCCGGCTTCCAGACCGAGGAACCGGCGAACTCGGACACCGAGTACACCGGCAAGGTGCGCATCACCGCACGCGCTGACTCGGTGGACGCCGCCTATTCGGTGGCTCGATTCTTCCCCGGCTCCCACGTGCGCCTCAGCGACGCGGAGGACGCCACCGTCAAGGTCGAACTCGGCACCTTCTACGACGACACGATGAGCGCCGAGGACGTGCAGCGAGTCCTCAAGTCCAACGACTCGATCGAGCAGCCCGCGAAGTGCCGACCGATGTCGGGCACGAAGTAG